A genomic region of Anaerolineales bacterium contains the following coding sequences:
- the prfB gene encoding peptide chain release factor 2 has protein sequence MITPCKTSSTAYLTLRPASNPCWSVFDLPRQEAELAKLEEQSAAPDLWDTPSQAQQLMKRVASLRENIQSWRSLEQRIADNRELAELGDESLRGELDSEASAIAREVEQRELRTLLAGDYDEGEALLSINAGAGGTDSQDWAEMLQRMYLRWAEEAGYKTEILDTTPGEEAGIKSVTIAVSGPYAYGYLRSEKGVHRLVRLSPFDSAKRRHTSFAQVEVLPQVEDVDLDINPNDLRIDTFRSGGAGGQNVQKNDTAVRITHIPTGIVASCQNERSQTQNRENAMRVLKARLLEVLEGEQAKELAELRGAYQKAEWGSQIRSYVLHPYQLVKDHRTEYEEGNSQAVLDGRLNGFIEAYLKSQVGNN, from the coding sequence ATAATTACCCCATGCAAGACATCATCGACCGCTTATCTGACGCTCAGGCCCGCATCCAATCCCTGCTGGAGCGTCTTTGACTTACCCAGACAAGAAGCCGAACTAGCCAAGCTTGAAGAGCAATCCGCTGCGCCGGATCTGTGGGATACCCCGAGCCAGGCGCAGCAACTGATGAAACGCGTGGCCAGCCTGCGTGAAAACATCCAAAGCTGGCGCAGCCTGGAACAACGCATCGCCGATAACCGCGAGCTGGCCGAGCTGGGCGATGAGAGCCTGCGCGGTGAACTGGACAGCGAAGCCAGCGCCATCGCGCGCGAGGTGGAGCAGCGCGAGCTGCGCACCTTGCTGGCAGGCGACTACGACGAAGGCGAAGCGCTGCTGAGCATCAACGCCGGCGCCGGCGGCACCGACTCGCAAGACTGGGCCGAGATGCTGCAGCGCATGTACCTGCGCTGGGCCGAAGAGGCGGGCTACAAGACCGAGATCCTCGACACCACGCCGGGCGAAGAAGCCGGCATTAAGAGCGTTACTATCGCAGTGAGCGGGCCTTACGCCTATGGCTACTTACGCTCGGAGAAGGGCGTGCACCGCCTGGTGCGCCTCTCGCCGTTCGACTCGGCCAAGCGCCGCCATACCTCCTTTGCACAGGTGGAAGTGCTGCCGCAGGTGGAGGATGTGGACCTGGATATCAATCCTAACGATCTGCGCATCGACACCTTCCGCTCCGGCGGCGCGGGCGGCCAGAACGTGCAGAAGAACGATACCGCCGTGCGCATCACCCACATCCCAACTGGCATTGTGGCCAGTTGTCAGAACGAACGCTCGCAGACGCAAAACCGCGAGAATGCGATGCGCGTGCTGAAGGCACGTTTGCTGGAAGTGCTGGAAGGGGAGCAAGCCAAAGAATTGGCCGAGCTGCGCGGTGCGTACCAGAAGGCCGAATGGGGCAGCCAAATTCGCTCGTACGTGCTGCACCCCTACCAACTGGTGAAAGACCACCGCACCGAGTACGAAGAAGGCAA